The window GTAAATTTATATATAAAATAAAAATAATATCTATAAATATGAAGCGTGTTAAAAGAACTTCTAGAACTTTTGAACTAATATTCGGTATTTTTGGTACATTACTCAGTTTGTTTTCTGGTTCATTTATATTATTTATAGAAAATTTCGCACGATTTAATGCTCCTTTTGTAGCAGTTTTAGCTTTTTTAGCTTCAATTATAGGGGTAGTCGCTAGTGTGTATGTTACTGAAAAAACCGAAATTTGTGGGATCATGTTTATTGTTGCAGCAATTTTTCTTGTAGTTGGATCGTCACATTTAGGGGTACTTGGAGCACTATTTTTATTAGTTGCTGGAATATCAGCTTTATTTAGAAAATAATTTTTATTTAATAAACGGATTAAATCGTGATTTTTATGTCAATCAAAAATGAAGTAAAAAAAATTAGGGATAATGTTTATGAAATTTCAGGTTCTTATAATAAGAAAATGAGAGCATCTGGAAGATTATATCTTGATGATGAAAGTTTTGAGGCTTTAGAAGAAGGTGCACTTCAACAGATTGTCAATATAGCTTGTCTTCCTGGTATTTATAAATATTCCGTTGGGCTTCCTGATATTCATTTTGGGTATGGGTTTCCGATTGGAGGAGTAGCTGCTTTTAACAAGAAAAATGGAATTGTTTCTCCTGGAGGGGTTGGATTTGACATTAATTGTGGTGTTAGATTAATTAAAACAAATCTTACCATAGATTCAATTGAAGATTCATTAGATGAACTTGTTGAAAAGCTATTTAAAAATATTCCATCTGGTGTTGGAAGTAAAGGTAAAATAAAGCTTGAAGAAGGAGAAATTGATAAAGTTTTGGATTATGGAGCAAAATGGGCTGTTGATAATGGATATGGCTGGGAAGAAGATTTAGAATTTTTAGAGGAAAATGGTAGAATTAAAGATGCTGATTCATCTAAAGTTTCTGATAAGGCTAAAAAAAGAGGTATTCCTCAGTTAGGTTCTTTAGGTTCTGGAAATCATTTCTTAGAAATTCAGGTTGTTGATGAAATTTATAATGGGGATGTAGCAAAGGTTTATGGTCTTGAAAAAGGAATGATTGTAATCATGATTCATTCGGGTTCAAGAGGTTGTGGACATCAGGTATGTTCTGATTATTTAAGATTGATGGATAAAGCTTATAAAAATTATAAAATTAATCTGGAGGACAGACAATTAGCTTGTGCTCCACTTGATACTCGTGAAGCTCAAGATTATTTAAAAGCCATGTATGCTGCAGCTAATTATGCATGGGCTAATAGACAAATGATGACTCATTGGATTCGTGAAACTTTTGAAGAGGTTTTAGGTAAATCTGCAAAAGACATGGACATGCGAATTGTTTATGATGTTGCTCATAATATTGCAAAGGAAGAAACTCATGAAATTGATGGTCGTGTAAGTGATTTAGTAGTTCATAGAAAAGGAGCAACTCGTGCTTTTGGACCAGGTAGAATCGAAGTTCCTGAAAAATACCGAGAAGTTGGTCAACCAGTATTAATTCCAGGTACAATGGGAACTGCATCATATGTTTTGCATGGTACTGAAGTAGCTATGAGGGAAACTTTTGGTTCAACTGCTCATGGTGCAGGTCGGGTTCTTTCAAGATCTCAAGCTAAAAAAGATTATTCTGCTGAAGATATTGAAAAAGATTTATCTGATAGAGGAATTAAAATCAAAGCTACCAGTAAAAATGTAATAGCCGAAGAAGCGCCAGATGCTTATAAAGATGTGGATAGTGTTGTTAAAATATCTGACAATACTGGAATAGCAAAACTCGTTGCTAAGGTTAAACCATTAGCTGTTACAAAAGGATGATTTAATGATAGGTATTATTGGAGGTAGTGGAGTATACGAAATTACTCAAAAAGCAGATAATTGTGAAAAAAGAGTAGTTAAAACGGATTATGGGAATGTGGAAGTATCAATATTGGATATTTTTTCAAAAAAAGTAGCTTTTCTTCCTCGTCATGCTTCAGGCCATTGTATTCCTCCTCATAAGATTAATTTCAGAGCTAATATAGATGCACTGAAAAATCTTGGAGTTACAAAGATCATTGCTACTAATTCTGTGGGGTCTATGAATTTAGATATGCCCCCTGGTTCTTTTGTTATTCCTGATGATTTTTTAGATTTTTCTCAAAATCGTGTTAAAACATTTTATGAGGATAAAGTTGTCCATGTAGATGTAACTGAACCTTATTGTAGCTATTTAAAATCAATTTTAAATAAATCTGGAAGGGTTATTTTAGGTGGAACTTATGTTTGTACTGAGGGGCCTCGTTTTGAAACACCTGCCGAGATTAAGATGTTTAAAATGATTGGAGGTGATTTAGTGGGCATGACTGGCCTTCCAGAAGTAGTACTTGCTCGTGAAAGGGAAATGTGTTATAATTCAATATGCATTGTTTCTAATTATGCTTCTGGAATATCTGAGAATAATTTAACAATTGATGAAGTTTTTGAAATAGTTAAAAAAAGAGAAAGTGATCTACTTGAGTTAATATATAATTTTATTAAAAATGTTGATGATTCATTAGATTGTATTTGTAGCCATGCATTAGATGGTGCTGAAGTATAAGTTGGTAAATATGGCAAAGGTTATTCTATTAAATGGGAGTCCAAGACTAAACTCAAATACTCAAGATATTTTAGAAGTATGTGCTGAAGAAATTGAAAAAAATTCTGTTGAAACTGAAATTATCAGCTTACGAGGTAAAAATATTCTTTCATGTATTGCATGTAATAAATGTGTAGATGAGGGGAATTGTGTTTTAAGTGATGGATTAGATGAAATAATTGAAAAAATAAAAAATGCAGATGGATTCATACCTGCTGCACCAGTTTATTTTGGAACTGCACGTGGGGATATTATGTCTGCTCTTCAAAGAATAGGTAAAGTTTCAAGAGGCACTACTAAATTTTTAGAATGGATGGTTGGAGGTCCGATAGCTGTAGCAAGGCGAGGTGGACAAACATTAACTCTCCAAGAAATGACAATGTTTTTTCCAATTAATAATATGATTGTTGCTGGAAGCACTTATTGGAACATGGTTTTTGCAGGTCATGAAAACAATGCCTTAGATGATATTGAAGGCATTGAAACAATACGTTTATTTGGGGCTAATGTTGCTCGTATAATTAAAAAGGTGAGGGATTAATATGAGAATAGCAATTGTATCTTCTGATGGTGAAAATGTAGATTTACATCTTGGAAAAGGAAGTTCTGTTTATATATATGATTATGAAAAAGAATTGAAATTTGTAGAATCTAGAAAAATAGCTATTAGTAAAGATTCAAAACATCAAGGAAGTAAAGTTCTAAAGGTGTGCGAAGATTGTCAAGTTGTGATTTCTATTCAATATGGATTTAAATCTAAAGTTAAAGCCGATGAAATGGGTATTAAACTGGTAACAGATGAAGGGCCTATTGATGAAGTTTTAAAAAGGTATATTGATCATTATAACTTTATGAAAAAATAAAAAAATTGTGCTTAATTGCAGGTAGCGCATTTATAGTACATTTTTTTAATTTCTTTAATTTCACTTAAATCTGTTGTTTCAACAAAAGTTTTACTAGCTTTTTTATTATTTTTAGATAATTCAACATGGGTATTTATAAAACCATTTTTTTCAACTAATTTGATTAAACGTTGTCCATAGGTTAGGGAGGGATTTTTTATTCGATTATACATTAAGTCAAGTGTTTTTTCTTTTTTAATACCCAATTCTTCACACATTATATACATTTCATTAATTAATTCTAATGCCCAATCTTTAAGAATTATCTCAGATCCATCTTTAATTAATCTCATAGAGCTATCATATGCTTTTTCAGCAGTATTTTCTTCGTTAAGTATAGCTTCTTCTTGCCAATTTTCGTATTCACTTTCATCTTTAATTAACATATAAATTAAAAATATGTGTAAAAATTTCATATCGTGTTTTA of the Methanobrevibacter oralis genome contains:
- a CDS encoding NifB/NifX family molybdenum-iron cluster-binding protein, whose amino-acid sequence is MRIAIVSSDGENVDLHLGKGSSVYIYDYEKELKFVESRKIAISKDSKHQGSKVLKVCEDCQVVISIQYGFKSKVKADEMGIKLVTDEGPIDEVLKRYIDHYNFMKK
- a CDS encoding flavodoxin family protein codes for the protein MAKVILLNGSPRLNSNTQDILEVCAEEIEKNSVETEIISLRGKNILSCIACNKCVDEGNCVLSDGLDEIIEKIKNADGFIPAAPVYFGTARGDIMSALQRIGKVSRGTTKFLEWMVGGPIAVARRGGQTLTLQEMTMFFPINNMIVAGSTYWNMVFAGHENNALDDIEGIETIRLFGANVARIIKKVRD
- a CDS encoding RtcB family protein — its product is MSIKNEVKKIRDNVYEISGSYNKKMRASGRLYLDDESFEALEEGALQQIVNIACLPGIYKYSVGLPDIHFGYGFPIGGVAAFNKKNGIVSPGGVGFDINCGVRLIKTNLTIDSIEDSLDELVEKLFKNIPSGVGSKGKIKLEEGEIDKVLDYGAKWAVDNGYGWEEDLEFLEENGRIKDADSSKVSDKAKKRGIPQLGSLGSGNHFLEIQVVDEIYNGDVAKVYGLEKGMIVIMIHSGSRGCGHQVCSDYLRLMDKAYKNYKINLEDRQLACAPLDTREAQDYLKAMYAAANYAWANRQMMTHWIRETFEEVLGKSAKDMDMRIVYDVAHNIAKEETHEIDGRVSDLVVHRKGATRAFGPGRIEVPEKYREVGQPVLIPGTMGTASYVLHGTEVAMRETFGSTAHGAGRVLSRSQAKKDYSAEDIEKDLSDRGIKIKATSKNVIAEEAPDAYKDVDSVVKISDNTGIAKLVAKVKPLAVTKG
- the mtnP gene encoding S-methyl-5'-thioadenosine phosphorylase; this translates as MIGIIGGSGVYEITQKADNCEKRVVKTDYGNVEVSILDIFSKKVAFLPRHASGHCIPPHKINFRANIDALKNLGVTKIIATNSVGSMNLDMPPGSFVIPDDFLDFSQNRVKTFYEDKVVHVDVTEPYCSYLKSILNKSGRVILGGTYVCTEGPRFETPAEIKMFKMIGGDLVGMTGLPEVVLAREREMCYNSICIVSNYASGISENNLTIDEVFEIVKKRESDLLELIYNFIKNVDDSLDCICSHALDGAEV